DNA from Flavobacterium aestivum:
GAACTTACCAAAATGAGATAACACCAGAATCTCAAGAAAAATTGGTGAAAATTTTTAAATCTTCAAAAATAATATCAGAGTAACTCCCTACCATCTCAAAGCATCAGAGCGTTACGTAAGATTCCGGAAAATTTTACGCTAAAATTGTACTTGTTACCATTTTTTGGTAACTTGCTTGAAGATTTTAAAGCAATGGGAAAAAACACATCAATATCATTAGGAAACCATTTTGAAAGTTTCATCGAAAGCAGTATCAGTACAGGCAGATTCAACAATGCGAGCGAAGTTGTACGTGCAGGTTTACGCCTTCTTGAAGATGAAGAAAATAAAATTGTTGCTTTAAAAAAAGCCATACAAGAAGGGATTGATAGCGGAATTGCAGAAGATTTCGAACCTAATAAGTTTTTGGAATCATTAAAAGCAAGGAAAAAATAA
Protein-coding regions in this window:
- a CDS encoding type II toxin-antitoxin system ParD family antitoxin, with protein sequence MGKNTSISLGNHFESFIESSISTGRFNNASEVVRAGLRLLEDEENKIVALKKAIQEGIDSGIAEDFEPNKFLESLKARKK